A section of the Patescibacteria group bacterium genome encodes:
- the nusG gene encoding transcription termination/antitermination protein NusG: MATKKISKLVSSEIEKEEGKKVNIIELSKEPDADSKWFVIHTYSGHEEKVANTLLQRVQSVGLGSQISKILIPTQEKIVISEGKKRKVDERLFPGYVIVFMKMTDPNWYVVRSTPGVTGFVGAGSKPTPLAESEVATIQKFSKIEAPRYESRFKVDDAVKITDGVFLDCIGKIIDVNEDQGKVKVLVSVFGRETPVELDFLQISSL, translated from the coding sequence ATGGCAACAAAAAAAATAAGCAAGCTTGTTTCTAGCGAAATAGAAAAAGAAGAAGGAAAAAAAGTTAATATTATTGAGCTTTCCAAAGAACCTGATGCCGACTCCAAGTGGTTTGTAATTCATACTTATTCGGGTCACGAAGAAAAGGTTGCCAACACCCTACTGCAACGGGTACAAAGCGTAGGTTTGGGATCGCAAATTAGCAAAATCCTCATCCCAACTCAAGAAAAAATTGTAATTTCGGAGGGCAAAAAACGCAAAGTTGATGAAAGGCTTTTTCCGGGGTATGTGATTGTCTTTATGAAAATGACCGACCCCAATTGGTATGTGGTGCGTTCCACTCCAGGAGTCACGGGATTTGTGGGCGCGGGATCAAAACCCACCCCGCTTGCCGAATCTGAAGTGGCGACAATTCAAAAGTTTTCTAAAATAGAGGCGCCGAGATACGAATCACGTTTTAAGGTGGACGACGCGGTAAAGATTACCGATGGGGTGTTTCTTGATTGCATTGGAAAAATTATTGATGTTAACGAAGATCAAGGTAAAGTCAAAGTATTAGTTTCGGTATTTGGAAGAGAAACTCCAGTAGAATTGGATTTCCTCCAAATCTCTTCTCTTTAG
- a CDS encoding EamA family transporter — protein sequence MNWIILSLAGVAIWGANNIIDKIFLEKYIKNSSSATILMGLVGLLVSLSLLVFTGIPEFSTRDFLIIFASGLVLTLFALPYYKSLSLDDASRVVPVFQFIPIFYLLLAYIFLGESLQQKSLVGFLIVLVGSLFIAMEKFDLSIFKIRPSFLFMLLASFMYSVSIVMFKVVAVDNDFWGSILLTYFGTGVGSLLLFLIPSFKRNFISDIVRFKKGVWGVVALNEAGGLTGKLLISLAVIAGPLALVGLVENSQPVFVFIYALLLTKFAPKILKEDFSRESLIIKASSLAIITVGVLLI from the coding sequence ATGAATTGGATAATTTTGTCCCTAGCTGGTGTTGCTATTTGGGGTGCCAACAACATCATTGATAAGATTTTTTTGGAGAAATATATCAAGAATTCTAGTAGCGCTACCATCCTAATGGGTCTAGTAGGGTTGCTTGTTTCCTTGTCACTCCTTGTTTTTACTGGTATTCCCGAATTTTCCACAAGGGATTTTTTGATTATTTTCGCCTCGGGTCTTGTACTTACCCTTTTTGCTTTGCCTTACTATAAATCTCTTTCGTTGGATGATGCATCAAGAGTAGTTCCTGTTTTTCAATTTATCCCAATTTTCTATTTGCTTTTGGCATATATTTTCCTTGGAGAATCTCTGCAACAAAAATCCCTGGTTGGGTTTTTAATTGTTTTGGTAGGAAGTCTTTTTATTGCAATGGAGAAGTTCGACTTGAGTATTTTTAAGATCCGCCCATCTTTTTTGTTTATGCTTCTTGCCTCCTTTATGTATTCGGTTTCTATCGTTATGTTTAAGGTAGTAGCCGTTGATAATGATTTTTGGGGTTCGATACTTTTAACATATTTTGGAACGGGGGTTGGGTCTTTGTTGCTTTTTTTGATCCCATCTTTTAAAAGAAATTTTATTAGCGACATTGTTAGGTTCAAAAAAGGTGTGTGGGGTGTAGTTGCTCTAAACGAAGCAGGAGGTCTTACAGGAAAGCTTCTTATCTCCCTTGCGGTTATCGCAGGGCCATTAGCGTTAGTTGGTCTAGTAGAAAACTCCCAGCCGGTGTTTGTGTTTATTTATGCCTTGTTGCTTACCAAATTCGCCCCCAAAATTCTTAAAGAAGATTTTTCGCGCGAATCCCTTATTATAAAAGCGTCATCGCTTGCAATAATCACTGTGGGGGTGTTGTTGATTTAA
- the secE gene encoding preprotein translocase subunit SecE, translating to MRNPITTYITEVKSEVSKVSWPTKKETIRLTVIVVVVSAIVATYLGALDFLLSAILKLVLS from the coding sequence ATGCGCAATCCCATTACCACATACATTACCGAGGTTAAATCCGAGGTTTCTAAAGTTAGCTGGCCCACAAAAAAAGAAACCATTAGACTTACCGTAATTGTTGTGGTAGTATCGGCGATTGTAGCAACCTACCTTGGAGCGTTGGATTTTCTCTTAAGCGCGATTTTAAAACTTGTTTTAAGCTAA
- a CDS encoding S1 RNA-binding domain-containing protein yields MSPKKLSRLVSSASLMEELLTKHPLSVKSFRKGQIIEGTVVSVLHDQVLVDVGAKSEGIIRGTELADTDFSYKNLKEGDTILVSVVQSEDRYGYLVLSLKRAEKERKWRDFERMFQDGSYIEVQVLEYSKGGLLVDALGQRGFIPISHLDKSHFTDFSRAMAEGSPAEQKASLGGLKGAKIKVKVIEVDRNLNRLVMSEREALASAGSYNKKDLTDKQLTSFVVGDVLEGAVSGIVPFGLFVDIKKGDVSLDGLVHISEISWEKVYHPGNIYKVGDKVKVKVIEVNKQEKRVQLSIKTLIPNPWEELSSKYPVGSKVKGVVSKIVPFGAFVTIEVGDPKHPAKLDGLIHISETTGPLTEGEEITTMVTICDPQNQKLGLSVRQIEDVKMYK; encoded by the coding sequence ATGTCACCAAAAAAGTTATCTCGTCTTGTGTCGTCCGCATCTCTTATGGAGGAATTGCTCACTAAACACCCGCTTTCGGTTAAATCGTTTAGAAAAGGTCAAATTATTGAAGGTACTGTGGTGTCAGTATTGCATGATCAGGTTTTAGTTGATGTCGGAGCTAAATCCGAAGGGATAATTCGCGGTACCGAGCTTGCGGATACAGATTTTTCTTACAAAAACCTTAAGGAAGGGGATACCATTTTGGTTTCGGTAGTGCAATCAGAAGACAGGTATGGCTATTTGGTTTTATCTTTAAAGCGGGCCGAAAAAGAGCGCAAATGGAGAGATTTTGAGAGAATGTTTCAGGATGGGTCATATATAGAAGTTCAGGTGTTGGAGTACTCCAAAGGGGGTCTCTTGGTAGATGCGCTGGGGCAACGAGGTTTTATTCCTATTTCGCATTTGGATAAGTCTCACTTTACTGACTTTAGTCGCGCTATGGCAGAGGGAAGTCCCGCCGAGCAAAAGGCCAGTCTTGGGGGACTTAAGGGAGCAAAAATAAAAGTTAAGGTTATTGAAGTCGACCGAAACTTAAATAGGTTGGTTATGTCCGAAAGGGAGGCTCTAGCTTCGGCTGGTTCCTATAATAAAAAGGACTTAACCGACAAGCAACTTACATCGTTTGTAGTAGGGGATGTTTTAGAGGGTGCTGTCTCGGGAATTGTTCCCTTTGGACTTTTTGTAGATATTAAAAAAGGCGATGTTTCGTTGGATGGTCTGGTTCATATCAGTGAAATTTCTTGGGAAAAGGTTTATCACCCCGGAAACATTTACAAAGTTGGAGACAAGGTAAAAGTTAAGGTGATAGAGGTTAATAAACAGGAAAAACGAGTTCAGCTTTCCATAAAAACACTAATTCCTAACCCTTGGGAGGAGCTATCTAGCAAATACCCGGTAGGATCAAAGGTTAAAGGGGTAGTCTCTAAAATTGTCCCCTTTGGGGCTTTTGTTACCATAGAAGTTGGTGATCCTAAACACCCCGCAAAGCTGGATGGTCTAATTCATATCTCCGAGACAACGGGACCTTTAACCGAAGGCGAAGAGATTACTACCATGGTTACAATTTGCGATCCCCAAAACCAAAAATTAGGCTTATCTGTAAGGCAAATCGAAGATGTCAAGATGTATAAGTGA
- a CDS encoding AAA family ATPase — MMLPNLSESLRKILLSLEKKEDSQGLFSSNTVFLALCERDGTVAKIASTLFIKKISEKSLNLSELVAKSYTEAYKESASVVYPYHTFLALTLWCLPARYKDAFLAQKAIQMAQKDYKPSIFDSDFSPFTNLTYLAATKKLPKIISREKEIDCILSSFLQRDRKPLLLLGPTGVGKTSIAYGLAQKINDWKVPRPFLGAQVLLLDSLRDSFEKGLLALLNTYGKYGVKTILFFDDIHTASISGIVGVSALSLNRDFGLKEDLPINFLGATNDNLASRPWVPSLSDFWEEYPVLELSSSVTCRILREKIKTDAYYKRITVANNVLSKICESTKVSTKVPQVNPGKAVFLLNEAIAKSRVRSERLSSAETATKKKLDLLTRNLNALIVESQFNKSIKVASSVKEETKKIENLFKKDSAKINILLKDIKDILSFQDNKIAKIKRSQAYNNLLVRLENKINEQIVGQERASHALSLAVRRAETAIADRGLRPAGSFLFLGPTGVGKTETAKVLARVLKDAYELTTPNFLRLDMADFMERHTVARLTGSPPGYVGYDEGGQLTEFVLENPQSIILFDEIEKAHPDVLNILLSILEEGELAGGGGEVASFRECIVILTSNIGSELLAHREIGFGQKDPNSPAGEPNLPNRPNLPNYEKLFLEATKKTLKPEFLNRLDEIIVFRQLNEADLLKIIDLQLAPVMVSLKQKGIKLTLTDVAKKEILAKGNFKEYGARELRRIIEKEILDPLNIAIFNGRLVRGGIASFGADFRVQYSQWSKER, encoded by the coding sequence ATGATGTTACCAAATTTATCTGAATCGTTAAGAAAAATTCTTCTCTCGCTTGAGAAAAAGGAAGATTCTCAAGGTTTATTTTCTTCCAACACTGTTTTTTTGGCTCTTTGTGAGAGGGATGGTACGGTTGCCAAAATTGCTTCCACTCTCTTTATTAAAAAAATCAGCGAGAAATCTCTTAATCTCTCCGAGCTGGTCGCAAAATCGTATACTGAAGCCTACAAGGAATCGGCCTCTGTAGTTTACCCTTACCATACTTTTTTAGCCCTGACGCTTTGGTGTTTACCTGCTCGTTATAAAGACGCTTTTTTAGCGCAAAAGGCCATTCAAATGGCGCAAAAAGACTATAAACCTAGTATTTTTGACAGCGACTTTTCTCCATTTACAAACCTAACCTACCTTGCGGCAACCAAAAAATTACCCAAAATAATCTCCCGAGAAAAAGAAATCGATTGTATTTTAAGTTCTTTTTTGCAAAGGGACCGGAAGCCGTTGTTGCTTTTGGGTCCCACAGGGGTTGGAAAAACCTCAATTGCCTATGGCTTGGCGCAAAAAATTAATGACTGGAAGGTTCCCAGACCCTTTTTAGGAGCGCAGGTTTTGTTACTAGACTCCCTTCGGGATTCTTTCGAAAAAGGTCTTTTGGCTTTACTTAATACTTATGGAAAATACGGAGTAAAAACAATTTTGTTTTTTGATGATATTCATACAGCTTCGATTTCTGGAATTGTTGGAGTATCAGCGCTTTCACTAAACCGCGACTTTGGTTTAAAAGAGGATCTGCCGATTAATTTTTTGGGGGCAACCAATGACAATTTAGCTTCTCGTCCTTGGGTACCATCCCTAAGTGATTTTTGGGAGGAATATCCAGTTTTAGAGCTTTCGTCTAGCGTTACTTGCAGAATACTTCGGGAAAAAATAAAAACCGATGCTTATTATAAACGAATTACTGTAGCAAATAATGTATTGTCAAAAATATGTGAGAGCACAAAAGTGAGTACGAAAGTTCCCCAGGTTAATCCCGGAAAGGCGGTGTTTTTGCTCAATGAGGCTATTGCCAAATCTAGGGTAAGATCAGAAAGATTAAGTTCCGCGGAAACTGCCACCAAGAAAAAATTAGACCTGCTAACCCGCAACTTAAACGCGCTTATCGTGGAATCCCAATTTAATAAGTCTATTAAGGTTGCATCTAGTGTTAAAGAAGAAACAAAAAAAATTGAGAACCTTTTTAAAAAAGATTCGGCAAAAATTAATATTTTGTTAAAGGATATTAAAGACATTTTAAGCTTCCAAGACAACAAGATTGCTAAAATTAAAAGGTCGCAAGCTTATAACAACCTACTGGTTCGTTTAGAAAACAAAATAAACGAGCAAATTGTGGGTCAGGAAAGGGCTTCCCACGCCTTATCTCTGGCTGTAAGAAGAGCCGAAACTGCCATTGCCGACCGCGGTTTGCGACCAGCGGGATCCTTTTTATTTTTGGGTCCCACAGGAGTGGGAAAAACCGAAACCGCAAAGGTTTTGGCGCGGGTGTTAAAAGATGCTTATGAGCTTACTACCCCAAATTTTCTTCGTTTGGACATGGCGGATTTTATGGAACGGCACACTGTAGCAAGGCTTACGGGTTCGCCTCCGGGGTATGTGGGATACGACGAGGGTGGGCAGTTAACCGAGTTTGTTTTAGAAAACCCCCAATCAATTATTCTTTTTGACGAAATCGAAAAAGCTCACCCAGATGTTCTGAATATTCTGCTTTCTATTTTGGAGGAAGGAGAGCTAGCTGGGGGTGGGGGAGAAGTGGCGAGTTTTAGGGAGTGCATTGTAATTCTAACATCAAACATTGGTTCGGAATTACTAGCTCATCGGGAAATCGGTTTCGGTCAAAAAGACCCTAATTCGCCGGCTGGCGAACCAAATCTCCCTAATCGCCCTAATTTACCTAATTACGAAAAGCTCTTTCTTGAGGCTACAAAGAAAACATTAAAACCCGAATTTCTAAACCGTCTAGATGAAATAATTGTCTTTAGGCAACTTAATGAGGCAGATTTGCTTAAAATTATTGACCTACAACTTGCGCCAGTTATGGTCAGTTTAAAACAAAAGGGAATCAAGCTGACTTTAACCGATGTTGCCAAGAAGGAAATTTTGGCAAAAGGTAATTTTAAAGAATACGGAGCAAGGGAATTAAGGCGAATCATAGAAAAAGAAATTTTAGATCCGCTAAATATTGCCATTTTTAATGGCCGTTTGGTGCGTGGTGGGATAGCAAGTTTTGGCGCGGATTTTAGGGTACAATATTCTCAATGGTCCAAAGAACGCTAA
- the rplK gene encoding 50S ribosomal protein L11, with translation MAKKIKTYIKLNIQAGKANPAPPIGPALGQHGLPIMEFCKEYNEKTKNMGDAVVPVVITVFEDRTFSFITKTPPASDLLRKAAGIAKGSSIPNKTKVGKITQAQVEEIATKKMPDLNARDLDSASKIIAGTARSMGIDIV, from the coding sequence GTGGCAAAAAAAATTAAAACTTACATCAAACTAAATATTCAGGCTGGCAAGGCCAATCCCGCTCCTCCCATTGGACCGGCGCTGGGGCAACACGGACTTCCTATTATGGAGTTTTGCAAAGAATACAACGAAAAAACCAAAAACATGGGGGACGCTGTTGTTCCTGTTGTTATTACTGTTTTCGAAGACCGCACATTTTCATTTATTACCAAAACTCCTCCGGCATCAGACTTGCTAAGAAAAGCCGCGGGGATAGCCAAAGGCAGTAGCATTCCTAACAAAACCAAGGTTGGCAAAATCACCCAAGCGCAAGTAGAAGAAATTGCCACCAAAAAAATGCCGGATTTAAATGCTCGGGATCTAGACTCCGCCAGCAAAATTATTGCCGGCACTGCCCGCAGTATGGGAATTGACATTGTTTAA